The Pseudomonas sp. R4-35-07 nucleotide sequence ACACGGCGATTGAGCGGGTGCAGAACCGCTGATTCGGTTCTAGCGCGGTTTTGAAATGTGGGAGGGGGCTTGCTCCCGATAGCAGTGGATCAGTGAGTTATTTGTAGCTGATCCACCGCCATCGGGGGCAAGCCCCTTCCCACATTTGGTTGTTGGTGTTCCTACAGTCGTATTTGGCCCAAGGCCATTGCTGCACCCTGTGTATCATCCTGTCTCTTTTTTCCATGCGACCTTTCTCGATCCGCTGAACTTAATGGGCTACGTTTTTAAGCCACGTTCAACGGTCAATGGAGTGACAGCCTATGCACGACACCCTCCAGCAGGTCTTTGGTTATCCACAGTTTCGTTTGGGCCAGCAAGAGACGGTCAGCGCCGTGCTGGCCGGTCGTTCGGCGGCCGCTATTTTCCCCACCGGGTCGGGCAAGTCCCTGTGTTATCAACTGTCAGCCGTATTGCTGCCACACCTGACGCTGGTGGTGTCGCCATTGTTGGCATTGATGCAGGACCAGTTGGGTTTCCTGCGGCGTCACGGCATTTCAGCGGGCAGTATCGATTCGGCGCAAAGCCGCGAGGACGCCAATGACGTGATGGCTCGCGCACGTTCCGGCGAATTGAAAATCCTGATGATTTCCGTAGAGCGCTTGAAAAACGAGCGTTTCCGCAACTTCCTGCAAAGTGTGCAGCTCTCGCTGCTGGTGGTGGATGAGGCGCACTGCATTTCCGAATGGGGCCACAACTTCCGTCCGGACTATCTGAAGCTTCCCGACTACCAGCGCCAGTTCAAGATCCCACAAGCGCTGCTGCTGACGGCTACGGCCACGCCCAAGGTAATTGCCGATATGCAGGCCAAGTTCGCCATTGCGCCGCAGGACGTGATTACCACGGGCTTTTACCGGCCCAACCTCAACTTGTTGGTAGAACCGGTGAGCGGCGCGGACAAACGCCGCCGTCTCGTGCAATGGATGAGCGAGCGGGCCAATCAGCCGAGCATCGTCTACGTCACCCTGCAAAAAACCGCCGAGCAGATCGCCGAGCACCTGAACCGTAACGGCATCCAGGCCGAGGCGTATCACGCTGGGTTGCCGCACGACAAACGCGAGGGCATCCAGCAGCGTTTCATGGGCGGGCGCTCCAATTGCATTGTCGCCACCATTGCGTTTGGCATGGGCATCGACAAAAGTGATATCCGCAATGTGGTGCACTTCGACCTGCCCAAATCCATCGAAAATTACAGCCAGGAAATCGGCCGCGCCGGGCGCGATGGCCAGCCTTCGGACTGCCTGGTGCTGGCCAATCGCGACAGCGTCAATGTGCTGGAAAACTTCGTGTACGGTGATACGCCGGAGCAGGAAGGTATCCGCCGGGTGCTGGAAGAGGTGCAGGCCGCGCGAGACGAGGGCCAATGGGAGTTTTTACTCAGGTCTTTATCGGACCACAGTAACATTCGCGAGCTGCCGTTGAAGACGCTGCTGGTGCAGTTGGAGCTCAAGGGCGTGATCGCGCCGCGCTACGCGTTTTATGCCGAGTACCGTTTCAAGTACCTGATCGAACCCGATGCCTTGCTGGCCCGATTTTCCGGGGAGCGGCAACAGTTTGTCGCGGCGATCATCCAGGTGTGCAAACGTGCGAAAACCTGGGCGACGGTGGATTTCGACGCGCTCTACCTGCAGCACAACGCCGAGCGCAGTCGCGTGGTGAAGGCGTTGGATTACTTCCAGGAGCAGGGCCTGATCGAATTGGAAAGCAAGCAGATGACCGAGGTCTACAGCTTGCTGAACACCGATTTTGACCCACAGGTGCTGAGCGCCGGGTTATACACAGGCTTCAAGCAGCACGAGGTGACAGAAGTGGCGCGGATTCACGCCATGCTTGATCTGTTCGCCACCGAGCAGTGCCTGGGGCAACGCCTGGCGCGCTATTTCGGCGATGAAAATGTACCTGAGCGTTGCGGGCATTGCTCGGTGTGCCACGGGCATGTCGCCCATCTACCGCCGCCGCCGAGCCTGCCGCCGCTTGTGGATAAGAATTTCATGGGGCTGTGCGGCGATTTTATCCACAGGCATCATGAGCACACCGGCCAATTGCCGGGTGCGGAACGGTTGACGCGCTTTCTGGGTGGGATCAGCGTGCCGTTGTTCACCAAGTTGAAGGCGCGGGGTATTCCCGGGTTCGCTGCGCTGGAGGACTACCCCTACGCCGAGGTTCGTGAGTGGGCCGAAGCTCATTTGAATGACCTGTAAACTCCTTCTAACGAGAGGTGCCCATGCCTGACTCAGTGCCACAACGTGCCGATTACGCACACTTCCAGCCGATCATTACGCGCTGGCACGACAATGATGTGTACGGCCATGTGAATAACGTCACCTACTACAGCTTTTTCGACACGGCGGTGAATACCTACCTGATCGAACAGGGTGGGTTGGATATTCATGACGGGGAAGTGGTCGGGTTTGTAGTCAGTTCGGCGTGCGATTACTTTGCGTCGATCGCTTTCCCTGAGCGCATTGATATCGGCCTGCGGGTGGGCAAGTTGGGCAATAGCTCAGTGCAATACGAGTTGGCGGTATTCAAGGCAGGCGAGCAGGAAGCCTGTGCGGCGGGGCGTTTTGTGCATGTGTTTGTCGACCGGGGCACGAACCAGCCGGTTACGATTCCGGGGAGGTTGCGTGAGGCGTTGCAGAGGTTGGTGGCCTGACTCGGTCCTGCAAACACCGCTGAACCAAATGTGGGAGGGGGCTTGCTCCCGATAGCGGTGGATCAGTCAATACATACAGTGACTGATCCATCGCTATCGGGAGCAAGCCCCCTCCCACATGGGATTTTCTGTGTTCGTCAGGCCTTAGTCATCATAACGATGATGGCGCTTGTGCTTGTTCTTGCGATGCCCATAGGCATGACCGCGGCCAGGGTGGCCATCGCGGTAGTAGCGACGGTCGTCGCGGCCACGGTAACGACGGTCATCGTCATCGCTCTTGTTGCCCATGTAGTTGCCCAGCGCGCCACCTGCGCCACCGCCGGCAGCTGAGCCGATCAGTGCGCCGGTGCTGCCGCCGACACTGCGGCCTACCACGTTGCCGCCGGCAGCGCCCAGTGCGCCGCCAATGGCGGCTTCGCCACGGCTGCGTTTGTCGGCGCCGACCGCGCTACCGCCCGCGCCACCCAGCGCTGCGCCGATGGTCGAACCGGTGTTGCCGCCCAACTGCTGGCCGACAACCGAGCCTAGAACCCCGCCCAATGCGCCGCCCACACCGGCTTCGGTGGTGCCACCGGCCATGGCTGCGCCACTGACCAGGCCAAGGGACAACAAGAGAATCGAGGAGAACTTCATTCAGGGAAACCTCAAGGGGATGACGGCGCGATCCTGAGGTTGTATCGAGCCGCTGACAATCGAAATCCGACCGGCGGCAGCAGTTGTATACAATTTGCTAAGTTGCTGTTTTGTATAGGGAACTTAAGTTGTTTTTACGAGTCTTTAGCTACTTGGGAAAGGCCGCTTTTATATAAAAAGCGGCCTTTTTTTGTGCCTGCAAAATGTGCAGCACACGTCAGGCCGAGCGCGCCATGATCAACCCATTATCGCTCGCCGCTTCCAAACGAATCGCCACAAACTTCGACGTTGGCGTATGGCTACCGTCGCCCGTGCTTTCCAAGGGCACCAGAGGGTTCACTTCCGGATAGTAAGCAGCGGCCTGCCCGGCCGGAATATCGAACGCCAGTAGGGTGAAGCCCTTGACGCGCCGCTCTCGGCCGTCTTCCCACAGCGAAATGATGTCCGCCTTCTGCCCCGGCTTGAAGCCCAGGCGGATGATGTCGGCTTCGTTGACGAACAGCACATCCCGTTGGCCTTTGACCCCGCGATAACGGTCGTCTAGCCCATAGATAGTGGTGTTGTACTGATCGTGGGAACGCATCGACTGCATGATCAGGTCCGGCACACGCCCTGTGGCGTGGGTGCGTTCGTGAATCAGGTCTTTGGGCAGGACGTTCGGTCGGAAGTTGGCGCGGCCCGATGGGGTGTTCCAGCGGCGTGCGCCGGCGGAGTTGCCCAAGTAGAAACCGCCCGGGTTTTTGAGCTTCTCGTTGAAGTCCTTGAAGCCTGGAATGGTGTCGGCGATCAGGTCGCGAATGCGTCTGTAGTCAGCCACCAGCCAATTCCAATCCACCGGTTTGCTGCCCAGGGTCGCGGCGGCAATGCCCGCCACAATCGCGGGCTCCGATTTCATCAGCTTCGACAGCGGCTGCAATTGGCCGTTGGAGTCGTGGACCATGCTGAACGAGTCTTCCACCGTCACCGCTTGCGGGCCCTCGGCCTGGATATCGATGTCGGTACGGCCCAGGCATGGCAGGATCAGCGCGTCTTTGCCGTGCATCAGATGGCTGCGGTTGAGCTTGGTGCTGATCTGTACAGTCAGGTCGCAGTTACGCAATGCTTCGAACGTGCGGGTGCTGTCCGGCGTGGCCTGGGCGAAGTTGCCGCCCAGGCCGATAAACACCTTGGCGCGGCCTTCAAGCATCGCGTGGATGGCTTCGACCACGTTGTGGCCATTGGTGCGCGGCACCTGGAACTGGAAGCGGCGCTCCAGTGAGTCGAGGAATGCCACCGGTGGGCGTTCGTTGATGCCCATGGTGCGGTCGCCCTGCACGTTGCTGTGACCGCGCACCGGGCACAGGCCTGCACCTGGGCGGCCGATATTGCCGCGCAGCAACATCAGATTGGCGATTTCCTGGATGGTCGGCACCGAGTGACGGTGTTGGGTGATGCCCATCGCCCAGCACATGATCACGTTCTTGCCTTTGGCATACATGCGCGCGGCTTGCTCGATCTCCACCAGCGTCAGGCCGGACTGCTCGACGATTTCCTCCCACGAGGTGTCGTCGATCTGGCCCAGATAGTCCAGCACGTTGATGGTGTGTTCGTTGAGGAAGTCGTGATCGAACACCGCTTCCTTGCCTTCGGCCAGGGCTTGACGCTCCCACAGCAGCAGGAACTTGGCCATGCCGCGCAGAATGGCCATGTCGCCGCCCAGCGCCGGGCGGAAATAGGCGGTGTTGGTTGGCTTGTCGCCGTTGGTGAGCATTTCCAGCGGATGTTGCGGGTGCTGGAAGCGTTCCAGGCCACGTTCTTTCAGGGGGTTGATACACACCACCTGAGCGCCGCGCTTCACCGCTTCGCGCAGCGGCTCGAGCATGCGCGGGTGGTTGGTGCCGGGGTTCTGGCCCCAGACGAAAATCGCGTCGGCATGTTCGAAGTCATCAAAGGTCACAGTGCCTTTGCCCACGCCCACACTCTGGGCCAGGGCGACGCCGCTGGCTTCGTGGCACATGTTCGAGCAGTCCGGGAAATTGTTGGTGCCGTAGGCGCGCACAAACAGCTGGTACAGGTAGGCGGCTTCGTTGCTGGCGCGGCCCGAGGTGTAGAACTCGGCCATGTCCGGGCTGGGCAGGGCATTGAGGTGCTTGCCGACCAGGTCGAACGCGGCGTCCCAACTGATGGGCTGGTAGCGGTCGGTCGCGGCGTCGTAGCGCATAGGCTCGGTGAGACGCCCTTGGTACTCCAGCCAGTAATCGCTTTGTTCCAGCAGCGCGGTCACGCTGTGTTTGGCGAAGAATGCGGCGTCCACGCGGCGCTTGGTGGCTTCCCAATTGACCGCCTTGGCGCCGTTTTCGCAGAACTTGACCATGCCACTTTCCGGCGAGTCGCCCCAGGCACAGCCCGGGCAGTCGAAGCCGCCGTTCTGGTTGGTCTTGAGCATCATGCGCAGGTTTTTCAGCGCGTTGTCGCTGGTCAGCCAGGCGTGCGCCACGCTGATCAATGCACCCCAGCCGCCTGCCGGGCCTTTATAGGGCTTGT carries:
- a CDS encoding ATP-dependent DNA helicase RecQ, whose product is MHDTLQQVFGYPQFRLGQQETVSAVLAGRSAAAIFPTGSGKSLCYQLSAVLLPHLTLVVSPLLALMQDQLGFLRRHGISAGSIDSAQSREDANDVMARARSGELKILMISVERLKNERFRNFLQSVQLSLLVVDEAHCISEWGHNFRPDYLKLPDYQRQFKIPQALLLTATATPKVIADMQAKFAIAPQDVITTGFYRPNLNLLVEPVSGADKRRRLVQWMSERANQPSIVYVTLQKTAEQIAEHLNRNGIQAEAYHAGLPHDKREGIQQRFMGGRSNCIVATIAFGMGIDKSDIRNVVHFDLPKSIENYSQEIGRAGRDGQPSDCLVLANRDSVNVLENFVYGDTPEQEGIRRVLEEVQAARDEGQWEFLLRSLSDHSNIRELPLKTLLVQLELKGVIAPRYAFYAEYRFKYLIEPDALLARFSGERQQFVAAIIQVCKRAKTWATVDFDALYLQHNAERSRVVKALDYFQEQGLIELESKQMTEVYSLLNTDFDPQVLSAGLYTGFKQHEVTEVARIHAMLDLFATEQCLGQRLARYFGDENVPERCGHCSVCHGHVAHLPPPPSLPPLVDKNFMGLCGDFIHRHHEHTGQLPGAERLTRFLGGISVPLFTKLKARGIPGFAALEDYPYAEVREWAEAHLNDL
- a CDS encoding thioesterase family protein codes for the protein MPDSVPQRADYAHFQPIITRWHDNDVYGHVNNVTYYSFFDTAVNTYLIEQGGLDIHDGEVVGFVVSSACDYFASIAFPERIDIGLRVGKLGNSSVQYELAVFKAGEQEACAAGRFVHVFVDRGTNQPVTIPGRLREALQRLVA
- a CDS encoding glycine zipper domain-containing protein, whose amino-acid sequence is MKFSSILLLSLGLVSGAAMAGGTTEAGVGGALGGVLGSVVGQQLGGNTGSTIGAALGGAGGSAVGADKRSRGEAAIGGALGAAGGNVVGRSVGGSTGALIGSAAGGGAGGALGNYMGNKSDDDDRRYRGRDDRRYYRDGHPGRGHAYGHRKNKHKRHHRYDD
- a CDS encoding FdhF/YdeP family oxidoreductase, with protein sequence MSLHHQADQTPTPRYKPYKGPAGGWGALISVAHAWLTSDNALKNLRMMLKTNQNGGFDCPGCAWGDSPESGMVKFCENGAKAVNWEATKRRVDAAFFAKHSVTALLEQSDYWLEYQGRLTEPMRYDAATDRYQPISWDAAFDLVGKHLNALPSPDMAEFYTSGRASNEAAYLYQLFVRAYGTNNFPDCSNMCHEASGVALAQSVGVGKGTVTFDDFEHADAIFVWGQNPGTNHPRMLEPLREAVKRGAQVVCINPLKERGLERFQHPQHPLEMLTNGDKPTNTAYFRPALGGDMAILRGMAKFLLLWERQALAEGKEAVFDHDFLNEHTINVLDYLGQIDDTSWEEIVEQSGLTLVEIEQAARMYAKGKNVIMCWAMGITQHRHSVPTIQEIANLMLLRGNIGRPGAGLCPVRGHSNVQGDRTMGINERPPVAFLDSLERRFQFQVPRTNGHNVVEAIHAMLEGRAKVFIGLGGNFAQATPDSTRTFEALRNCDLTVQISTKLNRSHLMHGKDALILPCLGRTDIDIQAEGPQAVTVEDSFSMVHDSNGQLQPLSKLMKSEPAIVAGIAAATLGSKPVDWNWLVADYRRIRDLIADTIPGFKDFNEKLKNPGGFYLGNSAGARRWNTPSGRANFRPNVLPKDLIHERTHATGRVPDLIMQSMRSHDQYNTTIYGLDDRYRGVKGQRDVLFVNEADIIRLGFKPGQKADIISLWEDGRERRVKGFTLLAFDIPAGQAAAYYPEVNPLVPLESTGDGSHTPTSKFVAIRLEAASDNGLIMARSA